Proteins from a genomic interval of Chroococcidiopsis thermalis PCC 7203:
- a CDS encoding GMC oxidoreductase, translating to MFVDARTLPEDTVIDSEVCIIGTGPAGTTLAHELRSQNFRVCLLESGGTELDEATQSLSQGRIVEEIKQKLDRSRCRQFGGTANRWRDRTGENHYSVRLLPLDKIDFEQRDWLPYSGWSFDKSHLDPFYERAQHLCRLRPFAYHAEDWEDDRTPRLPLAEGRLETTMYQFGPRNVFTHELKSEIARSPNITTYLNANVVEIETNDTAKAITRVRVACLSGNQFWVAAKIFVLATGGIENARLLLLSNKTQNVGLGNQNDLVGRFFMEHPIFQIGVFRPKDRQLFNSTALYDLRWANNILIMGKLSLTDAVMRQQQLLNTSLIIVPKSLSYESPAVKSLKPFLSSIRRGKLPEARSHLQVAIDGIDEIKSHIYRRTFKIEETPYTISEGGWSYFQNNEKRFGAFEVWAATEQIPNPDIRVTLGEERDRLGLRRIQHIRWHSSELEIQSNLQVEEILRAEIAQADLGQFQSWRELTGRTKPKYYGGMHHMGTTRMHVDPKQGVVDENCCIHGIANLYVAGSSVFPTGGAANPTLTIVALAMRLADRIKHVMKLDAIAIGNEQLLHVQ from the coding sequence ATGTTTGTTGATGCTAGGACATTACCAGAAGATACAGTCATTGACAGCGAAGTTTGCATCATCGGTACTGGTCCCGCTGGAACTACGCTGGCACATGAGTTGCGATCGCAGAACTTTCGCGTTTGTTTGCTCGAAAGCGGCGGAACCGAGTTGGATGAAGCCACGCAGTCTCTCTCCCAGGGCAGGATAGTTGAAGAAATTAAACAAAAGCTTGACAGGTCTCGCTGTCGTCAATTTGGTGGCACTGCTAACCGCTGGAGAGATCGCACCGGAGAAAACCACTACAGCGTCAGACTGCTGCCACTAGACAAAATCGATTTTGAACAGCGAGATTGGTTGCCATATAGCGGCTGGTCGTTTGACAAATCTCACCTCGATCCGTTTTACGAACGCGCTCAACACTTATGCCGACTGCGACCCTTCGCTTACCATGCAGAAGACTGGGAAGACGATCGCACTCCACGGCTACCTTTAGCTGAGGGGCGACTTGAAACGACTATGTATCAGTTTGGACCGCGCAACGTCTTCACGCACGAACTCAAAAGCGAAATTGCGCGATCGCCAAACATTACAACTTATCTCAATGCGAATGTTGTCGAGATTGAAACTAACGATACGGCTAAAGCGATAACTCGCGTTCGAGTCGCTTGTTTGTCGGGAAATCAATTTTGGGTAGCCGCCAAAATCTTCGTTCTTGCCACGGGTGGAATTGAAAATGCTCGCTTGTTGCTGCTGTCAAACAAGACTCAAAATGTTGGATTAGGCAACCAAAACGATCTGGTTGGCAGATTTTTTATGGAACATCCAATTTTTCAAATTGGCGTGTTTCGACCGAAAGATAGACAGTTATTTAATTCAACAGCATTATACGATCTCCGCTGGGCAAATAACATTTTAATTATGGGCAAACTGAGTCTGACAGACGCAGTGATGCGCCAGCAGCAATTATTAAATACGAGTCTAATTATCGTACCGAAATCTTTATCATACGAGTCACCTGCCGTCAAGTCTCTGAAACCTTTTCTCTCATCAATACGACGGGGCAAATTGCCAGAGGCGCGATCGCATTTGCAAGTAGCAATTGATGGGATAGATGAAATTAAGTCTCATATTTATAGACGCACTTTTAAAATCGAAGAAACGCCCTATACCATTAGCGAAGGCGGTTGGTCGTACTTTCAAAATAATGAAAAAAGATTTGGTGCGTTTGAAGTTTGGGCGGCTACGGAGCAAATACCGAATCCAGACATTCGAGTCACGCTAGGCGAGGAACGCGATCGCCTGGGACTCAGGAGAATACAACACATCCGCTGGCATTCGAGCGAGCTAGAAATTCAGAGCAACTTGCAGGTAGAAGAAATCCTTAGAGCAGAAATTGCTCAAGCCGATCTCGGTCAGTTTCAGTCATGGCGCGAACTGACCGGACGTACTAAACCCAAGTACTACGGTGGAATGCATCACATGGGAACAACGCGAATGCACGTCGATCCCAAACAAGGTGTGGTCGATGAAAACTGCTGTATTCATGGCATTGCTAATTTGTACGTCGCAGGCAGTTCTGTTTTTCCTACTGGGGGTGCTGCCAATCCAACTCTGACTATTGTTGCTTTAGCAATGCGACTGGCAGATCGGATTAAACATGTGATGAAACTAGATGCGATCGCCATAGGCAACGAGCAGTTGTTGCACGTCCAGTAG
- a CDS encoding acyltransferase, giving the protein MDRSLTQNIWTQIGKIRQPDKLLSFLVTIWSRFWMKFAGLGYFGRFATWLATWFIPPYYERRRLAQYNSKGYIAPSATVYHSQLKLGANVFISDRVLIFEDRNSGSVQLGDRVRLHQDICIQTGNGGSLQIGENTSVQPRCQFSAYKSAIQIGSNVLIAPNCAFYPYDHAIAPDLPIAKQPLQTKGGIAIEDDVWLGFGVIVLDGVRIGKGAVIGAGAVVTQDIPEGAIALGVPARVVKLRSSLAESNLVPSPSN; this is encoded by the coding sequence ATGGATCGCAGTTTAACTCAAAATATCTGGACTCAAATTGGCAAAATAAGACAACCAGATAAATTACTCAGCTTTCTCGTAACTATCTGGTCGCGCTTTTGGATGAAATTTGCTGGATTAGGCTATTTCGGGCGATTTGCTACTTGGCTTGCTACCTGGTTCATTCCACCTTACTACGAGCGTCGTCGTTTAGCTCAATACAACTCAAAAGGATATATCGCGCCTAGTGCCACCGTGTATCACTCCCAATTAAAACTCGGCGCTAACGTTTTTATTAGCGATCGCGTTTTGATTTTTGAGGATCGCAATAGTGGTTCAGTTCAGTTAGGCGATCGGGTGCGCCTGCATCAGGATATTTGCATTCAGACGGGGAATGGTGGCAGTTTGCAAATCGGAGAGAATACATCAGTTCAACCCCGCTGCCAGTTTTCAGCCTACAAGTCAGCAATTCAAATTGGCAGCAATGTCTTGATTGCCCCCAATTGTGCTTTCTATCCCTACGATCATGCGATCGCGCCAGATCTGCCGATCGCGAAGCAACCTTTACAAACCAAAGGAGGGATCGCGATCGAAGATGATGTCTGGTTAGGCTTTGGGGTCATCGTTCTAGATGGGGTACGCATTGGTAAGGGTGCTGTCATTGGTGCTGGTGCAGTTGTGACGCAAGATATACCGGAAGGCGCGATCGCTTTGGGCGTGCCTGCCCGTGTCGTGAAACTGCGCAGTAGTTTAGCAGAGTCAAATCTCGTACCCAGCCCCAGCAATTAA
- a CDS encoding beta-1,6-N-acetylglucosaminyltransferase — MSNLDIRDVGNYSEVEIIKRNKSAARGNSSILEIYLDAINWLLARKSDFDWLVCLSGQDYPTQPISKTEEFLAQTEYDGFIRYYDPLAEKSAWNEKSIQRFFNQYIQLPESAAWLLRKYSGKIEHYTPLIVKWRYSMIGLKTKTPFNRNFKCYRGWHWNTLSQACVKFLMNYLNEHPDILRYYKRTIGPEESLVQTVLVNSQQFNLCNDDKRYHDYPLELGGYARLLTVKDYPIVTNGNFHFARKFDAEIDSEILDLLDAQALNNSPLAPERIQKSNSCD, encoded by the coding sequence GTGTCTAACTTAGATATAAGAGATGTAGGTAATTATTCGGAAGTTGAAATAATCAAAAGAAATAAATCGGCTGCAAGAGGTAATTCCTCAATTTTAGAAATTTATTTAGATGCAATTAATTGGTTACTCGCTCGTAAATCTGATTTTGATTGGTTAGTTTGTCTTTCCGGTCAAGATTACCCAACTCAACCTATATCTAAAACTGAGGAATTTCTGGCTCAAACTGAATACGATGGCTTTATCCGCTATTACGATCCGCTGGCAGAAAAGTCCGCTTGGAATGAGAAGAGTATTCAGCGATTTTTCAATCAGTATATCCAACTTCCAGAATCAGCCGCTTGGCTGCTAAGAAAGTATTCTGGAAAAATTGAACACTACACACCGCTGATTGTAAAATGGCGATACTCTATGATCGGACTGAAAACAAAAACTCCGTTCAATCGCAATTTTAAATGTTACAGAGGATGGCACTGGAATACTCTTTCTCAAGCCTGTGTCAAGTTTTTAATGAACTACTTGAACGAACATCCTGACATATTGAGGTATTACAAAAGAACGATCGGTCCTGAAGAATCTCTAGTTCAAACTGTGTTAGTCAATAGTCAGCAGTTCAATCTTTGTAATGATGACAAGCGTTATCATGACTATCCTCTAGAACTTGGCGGTTATGCTAGGTTGCTAACTGTTAAAGACTATCCGATCGTCACTAACGGTAATTTTCATTTTGCCAGAAAATTTGATGCCGAGATAGATAGTGAAATCTTGGACTTGCTTGACGCTCAAGCCTTAAATAATTCTCCACTTGCACCCGAACGTATTCAAAAGAGTAACAGTTGTGACTGA
- a CDS encoding glycosyltransferase family 2 protein has product MKLSVIIPSYNEAGTISGQLEALTTQQWYQPWEIIISDNGSTDETVAIAEQYQERLPNLQIVDSSDRQGAAHARNVGASVAAGEALAFCDADDEVAAGWVSAMGEALSQHDFVAGKREYTKLNEPWTLTYRPLTQVDKLLTSHPPYLPHASSSNLGIKRSIHEAVGGFDETMLKVQDTDYCWRVQLAGIKLHFVPEAVVHYRLRDRLRAIYRQARLAGEYNVLLYKKYKALGMPKLSWKAGLKSWWRILKQSPQIFSQQNRMKWVAHFARRWGRLQGCIKYQVLAL; this is encoded by the coding sequence ATGAAACTAAGTGTAATCATTCCCTCTTACAACGAAGCTGGCACTATTTCCGGTCAGCTTGAAGCACTGACAACCCAACAGTGGTATCAACCTTGGGAAATTATTATTTCCGATAACGGTTCGACAGATGAAACAGTCGCGATCGCCGAGCAATATCAGGAAAGATTACCTAACCTACAGATTGTGGACTCATCCGATCGGCAAGGTGCGGCACACGCTAGAAATGTGGGTGCATCTGTGGCTGCGGGTGAGGCATTGGCATTTTGCGATGCCGATGATGAGGTAGCTGCTGGATGGGTATCGGCTATGGGCGAAGCGCTCTCCCAGCACGATTTTGTGGCTGGCAAGCGCGAGTACACAAAACTCAACGAACCTTGGACGCTCACGTATCGCCCGCTGACTCAGGTAGATAAGTTGCTAACTAGCCATCCCCCTTATCTACCCCATGCTTCTAGTAGTAACCTTGGGATCAAGCGCTCGATCCATGAAGCTGTTGGTGGATTTGATGAAACTATGCTCAAAGTGCAAGACACTGACTATTGCTGGAGGGTGCAACTTGCTGGCATAAAACTCCATTTTGTCCCAGAAGCAGTGGTTCATTACCGCTTGCGCGATCGCTTAAGAGCTATCTACCGTCAGGCGCGTCTTGCAGGGGAGTACAACGTGCTGCTGTACAAAAAATACAAAGCGCTAGGGATGCCTAAACTTTCCTGGAAAGCAGGCTTAAAGTCTTGGTGGCGCATATTAAAGCAATCTCCGCAAATTTTTTCTCAGCAAAACCGAATGAAATGGGTGGCACATTTTGCTCGCCGCTGGGGACGCTTGCAAGGTTGTATCAAGTATCAAGTTTTAGCCCTTTAG
- a CDS encoding FAD-dependent oxidoreductase encodes MLVDALKLPAETLVETDICIIGAGAAGITLARELRDRKEQVCLLESGGFDYEEQIQSLYAGENTGLPYFPLKEARGRYFGGSTNLWGGWSRPMDEIDFEHRAWMPYSGWCFPKAELDPYYERAQTACHLGPFEYDLAYWQEGLAQQQRRQVPFSTDELATYLWQIIPSTHLRFGDAYRAEIEQASNITTYLHANVLEIETNDSAQAVTRLRVASSDGKQFSVAAKVFVLAAGGIENPRLLLASNRLQSGGVGNQYDLVGRFFMEHPYLISGKLQPSRQIPLYTGRNCQIDETFVATALGLSKEVQEREQILNFAARLIPYEEEWVRAVTRLKRLGKPRPVGHQAFPKLQEHKEHRRKYFPSIKEGNKHSNDTTLLQDLTTAIANVDRIAAKAYQKLLKKGSSKQPQLCETHLIGEQAPNPDSRITLSRDRDKLGMNRVQLDWRLSPIDKYTIKRSQQLIAAEFERSGLGKMQIEMGDDDASWRSLRGSYHHIGTTRMSHNPREGVVDEHCQVHGIHNLYIAGSSVFPTSGLSNPTLTIVALAIRLADRIQEQMSRAEATAGAIG; translated from the coding sequence ATGTTAGTTGATGCTTTGAAATTACCAGCCGAGACGCTGGTAGAAACAGACATTTGTATTATCGGTGCTGGTGCGGCAGGAATCACCCTCGCACGCGAATTGCGCGATCGCAAAGAACAAGTTTGTTTGCTCGAAAGTGGCGGATTCGACTATGAGGAACAGATTCAATCGCTGTATGCGGGAGAGAATACAGGTCTGCCTTATTTTCCCTTGAAAGAAGCGCGGGGGCGCTATTTTGGCGGTTCGACCAATCTCTGGGGCGGTTGGAGTCGTCCAATGGATGAGATTGACTTCGAGCATCGTGCTTGGATGCCCTATAGCGGTTGGTGTTTTCCCAAAGCGGAGCTAGACCCCTACTACGAACGGGCGCAAACTGCTTGTCATTTGGGTCCGTTTGAATACGATTTGGCATACTGGCAAGAGGGATTAGCGCAACAGCAACGGCGACAAGTGCCCTTTTCGACAGACGAGCTGGCTACTTATCTGTGGCAGATTATCCCATCAACACACTTACGCTTTGGCGACGCTTATCGCGCCGAGATCGAGCAGGCGAGTAATATTACTACCTATCTCCACGCTAATGTGCTGGAGATTGAAACCAACGACAGCGCTCAAGCCGTGACGCGGCTGCGGGTAGCAAGCTCCGATGGGAAACAGTTCTCGGTAGCAGCAAAAGTCTTCGTGTTGGCAGCGGGTGGAATTGAAAACCCCCGCTTGTTGTTAGCTTCCAACCGGCTGCAAAGTGGTGGAGTCGGCAACCAATACGATTTGGTGGGCAGATTCTTCATGGAGCATCCCTATTTAATTTCTGGGAAACTACAGCCTTCCCGTCAAATCCCCCTATACACGGGCAGAAATTGTCAGATTGATGAGACATTTGTGGCGACGGCTCTAGGACTATCGAAAGAAGTGCAAGAGCGCGAGCAAATTCTCAACTTCGCCGCGAGACTGATACCTTACGAGGAAGAATGGGTACGAGCCGTGACGCGATTGAAGCGTTTGGGTAAACCGCGCCCGGTAGGACATCAAGCTTTTCCTAAGCTTCAGGAACATAAGGAACACAGGCGGAAGTATTTCCCCAGCATTAAGGAAGGTAACAAGCACAGCAATGACACGACTTTACTTCAAGATCTGACCACGGCGATCGCCAATGTCGATCGGATTGCGGCTAAAGCCTATCAGAAGTTGCTGAAAAAAGGCTCCTCGAAACAGCCGCAATTGTGCGAAACTCACTTAATTGGGGAACAAGCACCGAATCCCGATAGCCGAATCACCCTCAGCCGCGATCGCGATAAATTAGGGATGAATCGCGTCCAGCTTGACTGGCGTTTGAGTCCGATTGACAAGTATACGATTAAGCGATCGCAGCAATTAATTGCGGCAGAATTCGAGCGTTCTGGACTGGGCAAAATGCAAATCGAAATGGGCGACGATGACGCTTCCTGGCGATCGCTGCGCGGTTCATACCACCACATCGGCACAACCCGCATGAGTCACAATCCCAGGGAAGGTGTGGTTGACGAGCATTGTCAAGTGCATGGAATTCACAACTTATATATCGCTGGTAGTTCCGTCTTCCCCACCAGCGGACTCTCCAATCCTACACTCACGATTGTGGCTCTAGCCATTCGGCTAGCAGATCGAATTCAAGAGCAGATGAGTCGTGCTGAAGCCACAGCAGGAGCGATCGGATAA
- a CDS encoding thioesterase domain-containing protein has protein sequence MSHSAQTVRLDQSNLEADYVAPQNSTQTQLVEIWEQLLEITPISIRDNFFEIGGDSLLAVRLFAQIEQTFGKSLSLSTLLQSPTVEQLAGVLGETTSPSWSSLVPIQPNGSKPPFFCVHGNGANVLVFNELANHLGTEQPFYGLQARGVDGKEAALDRIEDMAAFYIQEMRTVQPQGPYFVGGFSSGGLVAYEIAQQLHAEGEQVAFLGLFDTFVPGSFPPVSNSERLARHWRNLFRLGAKYPLKMLRSAWLRVYNKNVCRLYQLFRIKWLNWPYERKRRYIGICIRRAVKAYVPQVYPGQVTLFRASEPPMGWYYMGRDFPTPDDWYDRDPQYGWGNLVGELESHDVSGHHGSMLKEPHVAGLTEKLRASLDAALNTAELTGSNHVS, from the coding sequence ATGAGCCATTCTGCCCAAACAGTTAGATTAGACCAATCCAATTTAGAAGCAGACTATGTAGCACCCCAGAATTCTACCCAAACTCAACTGGTCGAGATCTGGGAACAGCTTTTAGAAATTACGCCCATCAGCATCAGAGACAATTTTTTTGAGATTGGGGGAGATTCGCTACTCGCCGTCCGTCTGTTTGCGCAAATCGAGCAAACATTTGGCAAAAGTCTTTCCCTATCTACCTTGCTCCAGTCGCCGACGGTGGAACAACTAGCAGGCGTTCTCGGTGAAACAACATCACCATCTTGGTCTTCTCTCGTGCCAATTCAACCAAATGGCTCGAAACCACCGTTCTTTTGCGTTCATGGTAATGGCGCAAACGTGCTTGTGTTTAACGAATTAGCTAACCATTTGGGAACGGAACAGCCTTTTTATGGATTGCAAGCACGCGGAGTCGATGGCAAAGAAGCAGCCCTAGATCGAATTGAAGATATGGCGGCTTTCTACATTCAAGAAATGCGTACCGTCCAGCCGCAAGGACCTTACTTTGTAGGCGGCTTTTCTTCTGGAGGCTTGGTGGCGTATGAGATCGCCCAGCAGTTGCACGCAGAAGGCGAGCAAGTCGCTTTTTTAGGCTTGTTTGATACCTTTGTGCCTGGCAGTTTCCCACCAGTATCAAATTCAGAAAGACTGGCGCGTCACTGGCGCAACCTTTTCCGACTGGGAGCCAAATATCCTTTAAAAATGCTCAGAAGTGCATGGCTGAGAGTATACAACAAAAATGTTTGTCGGCTATATCAATTATTCAGAATTAAGTGGCTGAACTGGCCCTACGAACGGAAAAGAAGATATATAGGAATTTGTATCAGGCGTGCAGTAAAAGCTTACGTACCGCAAGTTTACCCAGGTCAGGTAACTTTGTTTCGCGCTAGCGAACCCCCGATGGGTTGGTACTACATGGGACGAGATTTTCCCACACCCGATGATTGGTACGACCGAGATCCGCAATACGGCTGGGGGAACCTTGTCGGAGAATTGGAAAGCCACGACGTTTCCGGTCATCACGGCTCAATGCTCAAAGAACCTCATGTCGCAGGCTTGACCGAGAAATTAAGAGCTAGCTTAGATGCCGCATTAAATACAGCAGAATTGACTGGGAGTAATCATGTTAGTTGA
- a CDS encoding class I adenylate-forming enzyme family protein, producing MNITQHIERGCHLFPDKPALIFEGTTFTYAELDRLANRVANGLRELGVHRSDRIALFLPNIPEFIISYLGILKLGAIAVSLNAMLKSSEVKFILDDCGAKAVVTTADLVKNIPQQDLPQLKHVLIAEGTATEGTSLAELMANASPSARGIEMDRYAPAAIVYTSGTTGFPKGATLSHGNLISNSYSQQHCCGMQAEDRILLYLPLFHCFGQNAVLNAGLNACATLVLHRNFDLTKILKSVTDEQITMFFGVPSVFLVLLNMDLPKDQLKSVRFFFSGAAPLPTEVAQKWYDKYGLVVHQGYGLTETSPCASYNHDYIYKPGSVGTAIENVEMKIVNNGKEVEPGEIGEIAIRGPNVMLGYWNRPFETAEAIKNGWFYSGDIGRMDEDGFFYIVDRSKDMINVAGFKVYPTEVENVIYEHPAVAEVAVYGVPDLEKSEIVKANIILKPDCNVTEKQMIAFCAERMAAYKMPKTIKFVDSIPKNPTGKVLKRVLRDEAANEAALKKGNAAVGAIAKPIPLVATTSVPSNDTSGGGVLKSLGNIFKRRN from the coding sequence ATGAACATCACACAGCACATAGAGCGCGGTTGTCATTTATTTCCCGATAAACCTGCACTGATTTTTGAAGGCACGACTTTTACTTATGCTGAGTTAGATCGGCTAGCTAATCGCGTTGCCAACGGGTTGCGAGAATTGGGCGTTCACCGTAGCGATCGCATTGCCTTATTTTTGCCCAATATTCCCGAATTTATCATCTCCTATTTGGGAATTTTGAAACTGGGCGCGATCGCCGTCTCGCTCAATGCCATGCTCAAAAGCAGTGAAGTCAAGTTTATCCTCGACGATTGCGGTGCTAAGGCTGTGGTGACGACAGCAGATCTGGTGAAAAATATTCCCCAACAAGACTTACCGCAGCTCAAACACGTTCTGATTGCTGAAGGTACGGCTACTGAGGGAACTAGCCTCGCCGAACTGATGGCGAATGCTTCACCCAGCGCCCGTGGGATAGAAATGGATCGCTACGCTCCGGCGGCGATCGTCTATACTTCGGGAACGACGGGGTTTCCTAAAGGAGCTACCCTGTCTCATGGTAATTTAATTTCTAACAGCTACTCGCAACAGCATTGTTGTGGAATGCAGGCTGAGGATCGGATCTTACTCTATCTGCCGCTATTCCATTGTTTCGGGCAAAATGCCGTTTTGAATGCCGGACTTAATGCGTGTGCCACGCTGGTATTACACCGCAATTTCGATCTGACAAAAATCCTGAAGTCTGTCACTGACGAACAAATCACCATGTTTTTTGGCGTGCCGTCAGTCTTTCTTGTTTTGCTGAATATGGATTTGCCTAAAGACCAACTCAAGTCAGTGCGGTTTTTCTTTTCTGGTGCTGCACCCCTCCCAACAGAAGTGGCTCAGAAGTGGTACGACAAGTACGGGCTGGTGGTTCATCAAGGCTACGGTTTAACCGAAACATCGCCCTGCGCCAGCTACAACCACGACTATATCTATAAACCTGGGTCGGTTGGGACGGCGATCGAAAATGTGGAAATGAAAATTGTCAACAATGGCAAAGAAGTCGAGCCAGGGGAGATAGGCGAGATCGCGATTCGGGGTCCCAACGTCATGCTCGGTTACTGGAATCGTCCGTTTGAAACCGCCGAAGCGATTAAAAATGGTTGGTTTTACAGTGGCGATATCGGACGCATGGACGAAGATGGCTTCTTTTACATCGTCGATCGCTCTAAGGACATGATCAACGTGGCTGGGTTTAAGGTGTATCCCACGGAAGTTGAAAACGTCATCTACGAACATCCAGCCGTTGCTGAAGTTGCTGTCTATGGCGTACCCGATTTAGAAAAAAGCGAAATCGTCAAAGCCAACATCATTCTGAAGCCAGATTGTAACGTCACCGAAAAACAGATGATTGCCTTCTGCGCCGAAAGAATGGCAGCTTACAAGATGCCAAAAACGATTAAATTTGTCGATTCCATTCCCAAAAACCCCACAGGCAAAGTGTTGAAGCGGGTTTTGCGCGATGAAGCAGCCAACGAAGCCGCGCTGAAAAAAGGCAATGCTGCTGTAGGGGCGATCGCCAAACCAATTCCTTTAGTCGCTACAACATCAGTGCCTAGTAACGATACAAGCGGCGGCGGCGTACTCAAATCGTTGGGGAATATTTTCAAACGCCGAAATTGA